A stretch of the Planctomycetota bacterium genome encodes the following:
- a CDS encoding sigma-54 dependent transcriptional regulator: MAAILLVEDDVDLRYSVRATLEREGHAVAEAGDVPEALRLYADGEYSLVLTDLRLPTDSGLALIRAVRDEDADVRILVMTSDDSVHTAIEAMKLGADEYLLKPLRVAELTLTVDRALRHRRRDAQLRLHRRLSHADDHDEPIGESAAWAGVLALARRLAEMPLPAPGKARRLGGNAQPTVLITGETGVGKGVVAREIHAAASDQEAPFVHVNCAALPPALIEAELFGHERGAFTDAKEAREGLFEMAEGGTIFLDEIGELPLDLQSKMLLVLEEGVVRRVGGTRTRSVCARVVAATNIDLPARVREGDFRSDLFYRLNTFTITIPPLREREDDAVGIARVALQRFARQFGREGMRLGEDAERAIRGHRWPGNVRELTNVIQHAAMLCDQPLVRASDLAITRIGSDERGSDGLRFDFDGGPHTAEDVERALVEQALQHTGGNVTAAARLIGMQRSSLRNRIDRYGLHELVKELTAS; encoded by the coding sequence ATGGCCGCAATCCTGCTCGTCGAGGACGATGTCGACCTGCGGTACTCGGTGCGCGCCACGCTGGAGCGCGAGGGGCACGCCGTGGCCGAGGCCGGCGACGTGCCCGAGGCGCTGCGGCTGTACGCCGACGGCGAGTACTCCCTGGTGCTGACCGACCTGCGGCTGCCCACCGATTCGGGGCTGGCGCTCATCCGCGCGGTGCGGGACGAAGACGCCGACGTCCGCATACTGGTCATGACCTCGGACGACAGCGTGCACACGGCCATCGAGGCGATGAAGCTGGGAGCCGACGAGTACCTGCTCAAGCCGTTGCGGGTGGCCGAGCTGACGCTGACGGTCGATCGGGCGCTGCGGCACCGCCGGCGGGACGCGCAGCTGCGTCTACACCGGCGGCTATCGCACGCCGACGACCACGACGAGCCCATCGGCGAGAGCGCCGCGTGGGCCGGAGTGCTGGCGCTCGCGCGCCGCCTGGCCGAGATGCCCCTGCCCGCCCCCGGCAAGGCCCGGCGGCTCGGGGGCAACGCGCAGCCAACCGTGCTGATCACCGGTGAGACCGGCGTGGGCAAGGGCGTGGTGGCCCGTGAGATCCACGCGGCCGCCAGCGACCAAGAGGCGCCGTTCGTGCACGTCAACTGCGCCGCCCTGCCGCCGGCCCTGATCGAGGCCGAGCTGTTCGGCCACGAGCGGGGTGCCTTCACCGATGCGAAGGAGGCGCGCGAGGGGCTCTTCGAGATGGCCGAGGGCGGCACGATCTTCCTCGACGAGATCGGCGAGCTGCCGCTGGACCTGCAGAGCAAGATGCTACTGGTGCTCGAGGAAGGCGTGGTGCGCCGAGTCGGGGGCACGCGGACGCGGAGCGTGTGCGCTCGGGTGGTGGCGGCGACCAACATCGATCTGCCCGCCCGCGTGCGCGAGGGCGACTTCCGCAGCGACCTCTTCTACAGGCTCAACACCTTCACCATCACCATTCCGCCGCTCCGCGAGCGCGAGGACGACGCCGTAGGGATCGCCCGCGTCGCGCTGCAGCGCTTCGCTCGGCAGTTTGGCCGCGAAGGCATGCGGCTGGGCGAGGACGCCGAGCGGGCCATCCGCGGGCACCGCTGGCCCGGCAACGTCCGCGAGCTTACCAACGTCATCCAGCACGCAGCGATGCTGTGCGATCAGCCCCTCGTCCGGGCCTCGGATCTCGCGATCACCCGCATCGGCAGCGATGAGCGTGGCTCGGATGGGCTGCGGTTCGACTTCGATGGCGGCCCGCACACCGCCGAGGACGTCGAGAGGGCGCTCGTCGAGCAGGCACTCCAGCACACGGGCGGCAACGTTACGGCGGCGGCGCGGCTCATCGGCATGCAGCGCAGCAGCCTCCGCAATCGCATCGATCGATACGGCCTGCACGAACTCGTCAAGGAGCTAACGGCATCATGA
- a CDS encoding response regulator: protein MDTPLDPSRPIVLVADDEHHIRFMLEWKLKEQDVQILTAADGRTALALAQQHHPALIISDYQMPYIDGIRLVRTLAESPETARIPVILLTALEHRISRSELENTGVEHILRKPFSPTELLQIVGDYLENFRSARGDAA from the coding sequence GTGGACACACCCCTTGATCCATCCCGGCCGATCGTGCTGGTCGCCGACGACGAGCACCACATCCGCTTCATGCTGGAGTGGAAGCTCAAGGAGCAGGACGTCCAGATCCTGACCGCCGCGGACGGGCGCACCGCGCTGGCGCTCGCGCAGCAGCACCACCCGGCGCTCATCATCAGCGATTACCAGATGCCCTACATCGACGGCATCCGCCTCGTCCGCACGCTGGCCGAGAGCCCCGAGACCGCACGCATCCCGGTGATCCTGCTGACGGCCCTGGAGCACCGCATCAGCCGCTCGGAACTCGAAAACACGGGCGTGGAGCACATCCTCCGCAAGCCCTTCAGCCCGACCGAGCTTCTCCAGATCGTCGGCGACTACCTGGAGAACTTCCGCTCGGCCCGGGGGGATGCGGCATGA
- a CDS encoding GC-type dockerin domain-anchored protein codes for MRRRLAAIAGLVTAACATDTLAQHQTVFPDVAGDAVARPTDRGGRGTIHPDSALPDLLRVTASGWQPARPAFDPYEGVVVRGDEASIFRIQAIFDGLVNPPGTLGFAGQPFDPFRFGPSPVLGYIEFSVDGRKDTGGHLGSSAEQRTLANAARFGGRPEGSIGARAATSARDYDRDIFSGPQFERSGTDFALSLCGCEAVVLVREVGDGDGAFEAGESMLVRSRFFARAEGYIRPSGMRGGSVPGAYDPVVNLLFVHDMARDETAVTFVGPLTMLGAGLLAGAEPEPIDLRANNQWSIEEGVVDLVDSAPFAEGESHVLIEDWDGRDPEDSLDPTDWEAMAIVGTSYAEPGVDGLFVWSDVGFETRRGDLDGDALAGPLDRAMLRSWVYAVDGGVIDEDGTKNGRVVLADAPFDFSLFDLDASGIVEHEDLAAYGSRADLDGDGRLTIFDFLVFQNLFTAGSPVADFDLDEQLDLFDFLAFQNAFDGG; via the coding sequence ATGAGGCGACGGCTTGCCGCTATCGCGGGGCTCGTAACCGCGGCGTGCGCGACGGACACGCTCGCGCAGCACCAGACGGTGTTCCCGGATGTCGCCGGCGACGCGGTCGCTCGGCCCACCGACCGCGGAGGCCGCGGCACGATCCACCCCGACTCGGCGTTGCCCGACCTGCTGCGCGTCACGGCGTCGGGATGGCAGCCCGCGAGGCCCGCGTTCGATCCCTACGAGGGCGTCGTGGTTCGGGGCGACGAGGCCAGCATCTTCCGCATCCAGGCGATCTTCGACGGCCTCGTGAACCCCCCAGGCACGCTGGGATTCGCGGGCCAGCCGTTCGACCCGTTCCGCTTCGGCCCTAGCCCGGTGCTCGGGTACATCGAGTTCAGTGTCGATGGTCGCAAGGACACGGGGGGCCACCTCGGATCCTCGGCGGAACAGCGGACGCTCGCGAATGCCGCCCGCTTCGGCGGACGGCCCGAGGGTTCGATCGGCGCGCGAGCCGCGACGAGCGCGCGCGACTACGACCGAGACATCTTCTCGGGTCCCCAGTTCGAGCGCAGCGGCACGGACTTCGCGCTGTCTCTGTGCGGCTGCGAGGCCGTCGTGCTCGTGCGCGAGGTCGGCGACGGCGATGGCGCGTTCGAGGCCGGCGAGTCGATGCTCGTTCGCAGTCGCTTTTTTGCCCGAGCCGAGGGCTACATCCGTCCGAGCGGCATGCGGGGCGGTTCGGTGCCGGGCGCCTACGACCCCGTGGTCAATCTGCTCTTCGTGCACGACATGGCACGGGATGAGACCGCGGTGACCTTCGTCGGTCCTTTGACGATGCTCGGCGCCGGCTTGCTCGCCGGCGCCGAGCCGGAGCCCATCGACCTGCGGGCGAACAACCAATGGTCGATCGAGGAGGGCGTGGTCGATCTGGTCGATTCGGCACCCTTCGCCGAGGGGGAGTCGCACGTCCTCATCGAAGACTGGGACGGCCGCGATCCAGAGGATTCGCTCGACCCGACCGACTGGGAGGCCATGGCGATCGTGGGCACGAGCTACGCCGAGCCCGGCGTCGACGGCCTGTTCGTCTGGAGCGACGTTGGCTTCGAGACGCGCCGCGGCGATCTGGACGGCGACGCCCTCGCCGGCCCGCTCGATCGGGCGATGCTCCGATCCTGGGTCTACGCCGTCGATGGCGGCGTGATCGACGAAGACGGCACCAAGAACGGCCGCGTGGTCCTGGCGGACGCGCCGTTCGACTTCTCGCTGTTCGATCTCGATGCCTCGGGGATCGTCGAGCACGAGGATCTTGCGGCCTACGGATCGCGTGCGGACCTCGACGGCGATGGCCGCCTGACCATCTTCGATTTCCTGGTCTTCCAGAACCTCTTTACCGCCGGAAGCCCCGTCGCGGACTTCGACCTTGATGAACAGCTGGACCTGTTCGACTTCCTCGCATTCCAGAACGCCTTCGACGGCGGCTGA
- a CDS encoding FG-GAP-like repeat-containing protein, with the protein MQRTTFILAATGAAAIANAQIGFAPRADFSTPNRPSGIAAADFTGDGVPDLAVIADDRDRVIVLAGDGAGGFVAGPVTFLGSGTGADAVIHHDIDGDGNQDLVIVFDGPNTAQAWLNDGAGGFAPGASASTGIEPVWITKGNLNGNRDADFVVVNRDSNSVSIILDLGVATAASQLAVGLEPRTADIADFDGDGNADLVVTSHDDRTIRILGGNGAGGFTPGQVITTPAQRPEGVVAADFDGDRDMDLAATVDNAVRLYINTGGVFAGGALLPVGSVDPSAIYIGDFAAGGPGPDLLTINDDGGSISVFENFGSGAFGTAQVFSTGISPQFAAVGDFDRSGTDDIAVTNRDSNTTSVFLNRDTALPCPADFDGDGEVNLFDFLAFQIAFDLGRPAADIDGDGMLTVFDFLAFQNLFVLGCP; encoded by the coding sequence ATGCAGCGAACCACTTTCATCCTTGCGGCGACTGGTGCGGCGGCGATCGCCAACGCGCAGATCGGCTTTGCGCCCCGCGCGGACTTCTCGACGCCCAACCGTCCGTCCGGCATCGCGGCGGCCGACTTCACGGGCGACGGCGTGCCGGACCTGGCGGTGATCGCCGATGATCGCGATCGGGTTATCGTGCTCGCCGGCGACGGCGCCGGGGGCTTCGTCGCCGGCCCGGTCACCTTCCTGGGCTCGGGCACCGGTGCGGACGCCGTGATCCACCACGACATCGACGGCGATGGCAACCAGGATCTGGTGATCGTCTTCGACGGGCCGAACACCGCACAGGCTTGGCTCAACGATGGCGCGGGCGGTTTCGCCCCCGGGGCCAGCGCATCCACCGGCATCGAGCCGGTCTGGATCACGAAGGGCAACCTCAACGGCAACCGGGATGCCGACTTCGTGGTGGTGAACCGCGACTCGAACTCGGTCTCGATCATCCTGGATCTGGGCGTGGCGACGGCCGCGTCGCAGCTGGCGGTGGGTCTTGAGCCGCGGACGGCGGACATCGCGGACTTCGACGGCGATGGCAACGCGGATCTCGTGGTCACCAGCCACGACGATCGCACGATCCGGATCCTGGGCGGGAATGGTGCCGGCGGGTTCACGCCGGGCCAGGTGATCACCACGCCGGCCCAGCGGCCCGAGGGCGTGGTCGCGGCCGATTTCGACGGCGACCGCGACATGGACCTAGCCGCCACGGTCGACAACGCCGTGCGGCTGTACATCAACACCGGCGGCGTGTTCGCCGGCGGCGCCCTGCTGCCCGTCGGATCCGTGGACCCGTCGGCGATCTACATCGGCGATTTCGCGGCGGGCGGCCCCGGGCCGGATCTGCTGACGATCAACGACGATGGCGGCTCGATCTCGGTGTTCGAGAACTTCGGGAGCGGCGCCTTCGGCACGGCTCAGGTGTTCTCGACGGGCATCTCGCCGCAGTTCGCGGCCGTCGGCGACTTCGATCGCAGCGGCACCGACGACATCGCGGTCACGAACAGGGACAGCAATACCACCAGCGTGTTCCTCAACCGCGACACGGCCCTGCCGTGCCCGGCCGACTTCGACGGCGACGGGGAGGTCAACCTCTTCGATTTCCTGGCCTTCCAGATCGCCTTCGACCTGGGCCGCCCGGCCGCGGACATCGATGGCGATGGGATGCTGACGGTGTTCGACTTCCTCGCCTTCCAGAACCTCTTCGTGCTCGGCTGCCCGTAG
- a CDS encoding type II secretion system protein — translation MPSSASQDGPPGSEVEVTDMLGVLRQRRCGFSLIELVIVIAILGILAAVAVPRMSRGAAGAASSRLKSDLATLRGALELYYAEHQNNYPALADFTNAMVVQFSDAEGNLSATKTGEFIYGPYLKEIPTIQIGTEKGSNGVGAAPGAGIAWIYDDTTGNISANTGALTDDAGVLYTSY, via the coding sequence ATGCCATCCTCGGCGAGCCAGGATGGCCCGCCGGGATCCGAGGTGGAGGTGACGGACATGCTTGGGGTGCTGCGTCAACGCCGGTGTGGCTTTAGCTTGATCGAGCTGGTGATCGTGATCGCGATCCTCGGCATCCTGGCCGCCGTCGCGGTCCCCCGTATGAGCCGAGGCGCCGCGGGCGCGGCCTCGTCGCGGCTCAAGTCGGACCTCGCGACGCTCCGCGGGGCGCTGGAGCTCTACTACGCCGAGCACCAGAACAACTACCCGGCACTGGCCGACTTCACCAACGCCATGGTCGTGCAGTTCTCGGATGCCGAGGGCAACCTGAGCGCGACCAAGACCGGCGAGTTCATTTACGGTCCCTACCTCAAGGAGATCCCGACGATCCAGATCGGCACCGAGAAGGGCAGCAACGGCGTCGGCGCCGCGCCCGGTGCGGGCATCGCCTGGATCTACGACGACACGACCGGCAACATCTCCGCGAACACCGGTGCGCTCACCGACGACGCCGGCGTGCTGTACACCTCGTACTAG
- a CDS encoding prepilin-type N-terminal cleavage/methylation domain-containing protein yields MGPARFHVRRFRCVGRTGPSSHRRGVTLVESLLVLAVLGLLLGILLPVLSGSLQAAHSFACQMSLRNTAFDLQMFLDPRLVDGLEHDPCDRRGHVGLETFQESQYGIDEFWAYGGDRSRATLTNAADVPLRCASVRGDLELRRDAPCSAGGVASWQTVSYGFNSRLHRVDGPGGRSVQACLAEHVLETAGDVPLAWDVDGVEATRRGVTPVFSAPPMGGDGQYDDGHAWMPAVRHGGKVNVAFIGGHVLSSADPLAEASWRWAFQLDP; encoded by the coding sequence GTGGGCCCTGCCAGATTCCATGTGCGCCGCTTCCGTTGCGTGGGCCGGACCGGACCGTCGTCCCATCGCCGGGGCGTCACGCTGGTCGAGTCGCTGCTCGTGCTGGCCGTGCTCGGGCTGCTGCTGGGCATCCTGCTGCCGGTGCTCTCTGGATCACTCCAGGCGGCTCACTCGTTTGCCTGCCAGATGTCGCTTCGGAACACGGCGTTCGATCTCCAGATGTTCCTCGACCCGCGGCTCGTGGACGGGCTGGAGCACGATCCCTGCGATCGCCGGGGACACGTGGGCCTGGAGACGTTCCAGGAATCCCAGTACGGCATCGACGAGTTCTGGGCGTACGGCGGCGATCGATCGAGGGCGACGCTGACCAACGCCGCGGACGTACCGCTCCGCTGCGCATCGGTCCGCGGAGATCTGGAGTTGCGGCGTGACGCCCCGTGCAGCGCCGGCGGCGTCGCGAGCTGGCAGACGGTCTCGTACGGCTTCAACAGCCGGCTGCATCGAGTCGACGGGCCGGGAGGCCGATCCGTGCAGGCCTGCCTGGCCGAGCACGTGCTCGAGACCGCGGGCGACGTGCCGCTGGCGTGGGATGTCGACGGCGTGGAGGCCACGCGGCGGGGCGTGACCCCCGTGTTTTCCGCGCCTCCGATGGGCGGCGACGGGCAGTACGACGACGGCCACGCGTGGATGCCGGCCGTGCGGCACGGCGGCAAGGTAAACGTCGCGTTCATCGGCGGCCACGTGCTGTCGTCGGCCGATCCCCTCGCCGAGGCCTCGTGGCGATGGGCGTTCCAGCTCGATCCCTAG
- a CDS encoding GspMb/PilO family protein, translating to MKPASLQSLASRLTPAHVHALGSGVLVVLAGLVYLLGVGPMQHAREAARAQEVIAAAERAAAVQRAEEMDALRTRIAELRRTLRLDAQQPAAIAAGSIFQRLSDGAEDCGLVVRGVDTMDRREEDGLLRTRMLLQGAGRLEGLIELIGLLEDDFPDVAVDHVTVSRGTSAEQPQVFQLGLSRYSAPSAGPEAGRGGSAPGSAPPAR from the coding sequence ATGAAGCCCGCCTCGCTCCAGAGCCTGGCAAGCCGCCTGACACCGGCGCACGTGCACGCGCTCGGCTCGGGCGTACTGGTGGTGCTTGCCGGACTCGTGTACCTGCTGGGCGTTGGTCCCATGCAGCACGCCCGCGAGGCGGCGCGTGCCCAGGAGGTCATCGCGGCCGCGGAGCGAGCGGCCGCCGTCCAGCGCGCCGAGGAAATGGACGCACTCCGCACGCGGATCGCTGAACTGCGGCGGACGCTGCGGCTGGACGCGCAGCAGCCCGCGGCGATCGCGGCGGGCTCGATCTTCCAGCGGCTCTCGGATGGCGCCGAAGACTGCGGCCTCGTCGTGCGCGGCGTCGACACGATGGACCGCCGGGAGGAGGACGGGCTGCTCCGCACGCGGATGCTGCTGCAGGGGGCCGGGCGGCTGGAGGGGCTCATCGAGCTGATCGGCTTGCTCGAGGACGATTTTCCGGACGTGGCGGTCGACCACGTGACCGTCTCCCGGGGTACGAGCGCCGAGCAGCCCCAGGTGTTCCAGCTCGGCCTGTCGCGCTATTCCGCGCCTTCGGCAGGGCCCGAAGCCGGGCGGGGCGGGTCGGCTCCAGGGTCCGCGCCGCCGGCTCGATGA
- a CDS encoding GspH/FimT family pseudopilin encodes MLRRAFSLTELVIVLVVISVAAGLALPAYSSATGRYRAHGGAQQLVADLDRAAAHARTTATQVDVAFLSAPDRVEFSGLPDRLDAAVDHVLQLEGDPFSVRLVTADFGGSAAFTLNELGVPSSGGTIELDGGGRKWILDVDPTTGEASIR; translated from the coding sequence ATGCTCCGGCGTGCCTTTAGCCTCACCGAACTCGTGATCGTGCTGGTGGTCATCTCGGTGGCCGCCGGCCTTGCACTTCCGGCCTACTCCTCCGCGACGGGCCGCTACCGGGCGCACGGCGGCGCCCAGCAGCTCGTCGCGGATCTCGACCGCGCAGCCGCGCACGCCCGTACCACCGCCACCCAGGTCGACGTCGCGTTCCTGTCCGCCCCCGACCGCGTCGAGTTCAGCGGCCTGCCCGACCGGCTCGATGCCGCCGTCGACCACGTGCTGCAGCTGGAGGGAGATCCGTTCTCGGTCCGGCTCGTGACGGCCGACTTCGGCGGCTCGGCGGCCTTTACGTTGAACGAGCTGGGCGTGCCCTCCTCGGGCGGCACCATCGAGCTCGACGGCGGCGGCCGCAAGTGGATCCTCGACGTCGACCCCACCACCGGCGAGGCGAGCATCCGATGA
- a CDS encoding HD domain-containing phosphohydrolase has protein sequence MSEPFDATNAPIILRWSPVHGVDSSSPCPPELAALFEQPEWREKLDALCRSTRIDHGARTIMPGVEVVGFSRGSDPTSRRDYELAVAFTEELLDHPELDAMASAAGTSAQGLRSAVRRVAVHTPGEIDRLAQYGDWALSREIELVSGRDDLVNTFSEQLSESYEHISLLLYVGRFMNHVADPHAVLQTVAQEVRRTMRYGWLALVVLEGRGAAVSISGTTAVMGSPPFSERALRTACEAYATSHPADAWTRVIDPGDEELGAIANGEILVEPITHEGRTVALIICGEKGGRRPVIDSVDIQILDAVADLMGVFHDNLRRYEQQVQMFMGVVGSLTAAIDAKDAYTKGHSERVAWGARELARALGHDEHTCERVHLAGLLHDIGKIGVPEAVLTKKGRLTEGEFDLIKKHPRIGYDILRGIPSLEDVLPGVLHHHEKWNGKGYPTGAAGEEISLFGRLLAVPDVFDALSSDRAYRKALPREEVIAEIQRCSGSHFDPRMARAFLDLDFTEFDELLRHSEETPGIAERKAA, from the coding sequence ATGAGCGAGCCCTTCGACGCGACCAACGCACCGATCATCCTCCGGTGGTCCCCGGTGCACGGCGTCGATTCCTCCTCGCCCTGCCCGCCCGAACTCGCGGCCCTCTTCGAGCAACCCGAATGGCGAGAGAAGCTCGATGCGCTCTGCCGATCGACGCGGATCGACCACGGCGCTCGGACCATCATGCCCGGCGTGGAGGTGGTGGGGTTCAGCCGCGGCAGCGATCCCACGTCCAGGCGGGACTATGAGCTGGCCGTCGCGTTCACCGAAGAACTGCTGGATCATCCCGAGCTCGATGCCATGGCCTCCGCGGCCGGCACATCCGCCCAGGGCCTCCGGTCGGCCGTGCGGCGTGTAGCCGTCCACACGCCCGGCGAGATCGATAGGCTCGCGCAGTACGGCGACTGGGCGCTCTCCCGCGAGATCGAGCTGGTCTCGGGCCGCGACGACCTAGTGAACACCTTCAGCGAGCAGCTCTCGGAGTCCTACGAGCACATCAGCCTGCTGCTGTACGTCGGCCGCTTCATGAACCACGTCGCCGACCCGCACGCCGTGCTGCAGACGGTGGCCCAGGAAGTCCGCCGCACGATGAGGTACGGCTGGCTCGCGCTGGTCGTGCTCGAGGGCCGCGGCGCCGCCGTCAGCATCTCGGGCACCACGGCGGTCATGGGCAGCCCGCCGTTTAGCGAGCGAGCCCTCCGCACCGCCTGCGAGGCCTATGCGACCAGCCACCCCGCAGACGCGTGGACGCGGGTGATCGATCCGGGCGACGAGGAGCTCGGCGCCATCGCCAACGGCGAGATCCTCGTCGAGCCCATCACCCACGAGGGCCGCACCGTCGCGCTGATCATCTGCGGCGAGAAGGGCGGCCGCCGTCCGGTCATCGATAGCGTCGACATCCAGATCCTCGATGCCGTGGCCGATCTGATGGGCGTCTTCCACGACAACCTCCGCCGCTACGAGCAGCAGGTGCAGATGTTCATGGGCGTCGTCGGCTCGCTCACCGCGGCCATCGACGCCAAGGACGCCTACACCAAGGGCCACTCCGAGCGCGTCGCCTGGGGCGCCCGCGAGCTTGCCCGCGCGCTCGGGCACGACGAGCACACCTGCGAGCGCGTCCACCTGGCCGGACTGCTGCACGACATCGGCAAGATCGGCGTGCCCGAGGCCGTGCTCACCAAGAAGGGGCGGCTGACCGAGGGCGAGTTCGACCTCATCAAGAAGCACCCCCGCATCGGCTACGACATCCTCCGCGGCATCCCCTCCCTCGAGGACGTGCTGCCCGGCGTGCTGCACCACCACGAGAAGTGGAACGGCAAGGGCTACCCCACCGGCGCGGCGGGCGAGGAGATCTCGCTCTTCGGCCGGCTGCTGGCCGTCCCGGACGTCTTCGATGCGCTCAGCTCCGATCGCGCCTACCGCAAGGCCCTGCCCCGCGAAGAGGTCATCGCCGAGATCCAGCGGTGCTCGGGCTCGCACTTCGATCCCCGGATGGCCCGCGCCTTCCTCGACCTGGACTTTACCGAGTTCGACGAACTGCTGCGGCACAGCGAGGAGACGCCCGGCATCGCCGAGCGCAAGGCCGCCTGA
- a CDS encoding HAMP domain-containing sensor histidine kinase: protein MSAICLAVGLNVATTAWGLFFLERQYAEPMRATETALSLLSATKRAVGEQHNLLGEGHSEAAIGPRAATAGRDDEQRAVQIRGLSTASGATAARLTAATNLDSVLGRGVPRYVAQRLDMAAREVDAALEGDLAARGRALAMLFEIHERIEETEARIVENADRASVHAGRMRNRVLVSVGVTLAITMLAGVLAVQLVRRWILRPIERLRLATERFAAGDLDYRVSIPGRDEVAKLGEEFNAMASTILAMQSERLDRERLAAFGAVTRRIVHNIKSPLGGIRMLSELAQQDAATNASREHLARIAGTVDRLDSWLRRLLDVTRPADIQPVELPAGRWLEGAVEALRPTAEGGDIELRVDASAGPEDAEFDPAHLEQAVVALVSNAIEATPAGGTVRVTAWSDGNGRWGVDVADGGPGVSENAAAELFEPYFTTKPGGSGIGLAMARKVARDHGGDAWLRDAGEGRGAVFAIELPCVAAASPATSSPAEA, encoded by the coding sequence ATGAGCGCCATCTGTCTGGCCGTCGGGCTCAACGTCGCGACGACCGCGTGGGGCTTGTTCTTCCTGGAGCGGCAGTACGCCGAGCCCATGCGGGCGACCGAGACCGCTCTATCGCTTCTGAGCGCTACGAAGCGGGCGGTCGGCGAGCAGCACAACCTGCTGGGCGAGGGCCATAGCGAGGCCGCCATCGGTCCCCGTGCGGCGACGGCGGGCCGCGACGACGAGCAGCGTGCGGTGCAAATCCGGGGACTCAGCACGGCCTCCGGAGCGACGGCCGCCAGGCTCACGGCCGCCACCAACCTTGATTCGGTCCTCGGCCGCGGTGTGCCGCGATATGTTGCGCAGCGGCTGGACATGGCGGCCCGAGAGGTGGATGCTGCGCTCGAGGGTGACCTCGCGGCTCGGGGTCGGGCGCTGGCGATGCTGTTCGAGATCCACGAGCGGATCGAGGAGACCGAGGCACGGATCGTCGAGAACGCCGATCGAGCGTCGGTTCATGCCGGCCGGATGCGCAACCGCGTGCTGGTGTCGGTCGGGGTCACCCTGGCGATCACGATGCTTGCCGGCGTGCTGGCGGTGCAGCTGGTGCGACGGTGGATCCTGCGGCCGATCGAGCGTCTCCGCCTCGCCACGGAGCGGTTCGCGGCGGGCGACCTCGACTACCGCGTTTCGATACCGGGTCGGGACGAGGTTGCCAAGCTTGGCGAGGAGTTCAACGCCATGGCGTCCACGATCCTCGCCATGCAGTCCGAGCGGCTCGATCGCGAGCGGTTGGCGGCCTTCGGGGCGGTGACCAGACGAATCGTCCACAACATCAAGAGCCCGCTGGGCGGCATCCGCATGCTGTCCGAGCTGGCGCAGCAGGACGCCGCCACCAACGCGTCGCGGGAGCACCTCGCCCGCATCGCCGGCACGGTCGACCGCCTGGATTCGTGGCTGCGGCGGCTGCTCGACGTGACGAGGCCGGCGGACATCCAGCCCGTGGAACTGCCCGCCGGGCGATGGCTGGAGGGCGCGGTGGAAGCCCTGCGGCCGACGGCGGAGGGCGGCGACATCGAGCTGCGGGTGGACGCCTCGGCCGGCCCAGAGGATGCCGAGTTCGACCCTGCGCACCTTGAGCAGGCGGTCGTCGCGCTCGTCTCGAACGCCATCGAGGCCACGCCGGCGGGCGGCACCGTTCGCGTGACGGCGTGGAGCGATGGTAATGGACGCTGGGGCGTGGACGTCGCCGACGGCGGGCCCGGCGTGTCCGAAAACGCGGCCGCGGAGCTGTTCGAGCCGTACTTCACCACAAAGCCCGGTGGTTCGGGCATAGGCCTTGCTATGGCCCGGAAGGTGGCGCGGGACCACGGCGGCGACGCCTGGCTCCGCGACGCCGGAGAGGGCCGAGGGGCGGTCTTTGCGATCGAGTTGCCGTGCGTGGCGGCGGCGTCGCCGGCCACGAGTAGCCCGGCGGAGGCCTGA